The DNA window TTCGGGTGCTGGGTTGTCGGCTTGTGCGGGCAACGCGATGAGCAGTGCGATGGCACTGCTCAGGAGAGTGCGCGCCGCAAGCACGCGGGCACTGCCATTGCGTTGATTGAGAGGAGCGTCGAAGTGATTCACCGCAGTAGGGCATCCGTCGGCGCAGGAAGTTCCCCTCCTCACCTGTTTGTGTTGACCGGCCGGTTGGCAATGCCACTGCTCACATGACCGGCGGGCACGTGCAGCGCAGCTGAAGTGACGTGGCCCGTCTGGTCGTCAAAGAAAAAATCGGGCTCGAACTCGCGCAGGAACTCCCCTTTGGGCATGCCGCCGAGAAACATGGCTTCGTCCACGGTGATTTTCCAGCTCATCAATGTCTGGATGGCGCGCTCGTGCGCTGGCGCACCACGCGCCGTGACCAGTGCGGTGCGGATGCGCATGCTGGGCGCGCCACTGTGCTGGAGGCGGTGCAGGGCCGACAGAAAGGGCTTGAACGGACCGGGGGGCAATGGCAGCAGGGCCTTTTCTTGCTCGTGTGCCTGGAAAGCATCGAGCCCGGCAGACTGGAACACCTGCTCGGCCTCGTCAGAGAACAGTACGGCATCTCCGTCAAAGGCAATGCGCACCTCGTGCGGATGCGCCACACTGGCCTGTACCGACTGGGTGGCCACCCGTGCCGCTGGGTAACCCATGGCCAGGGCCTCGCTCACGTCGGTGGCATTGGCCGAGAGGAACAAGTGCGCGCCCAGGGGGCGCAGGTAGCGAAAAGGTGCCGCTCCTTGCGTGAACACGCCGCGCTGCACGCTGGCCAGACCGTGCGCACGGGCCGAGCGGAATACGCGCATGCCGCTGGCCGGGTCATTGCGCGAGAGCACCACCACCTCCACGCGTTGCTGGCCGGGCTCGTTGAAGGCCAGTAGCTTCTTGACCAGCGAGAACGCCACGCCCGGCGGCGCCGGTACATCGAGGCGTTCAAGTTGCAGTTGCATGTAGGCCTGCGCGTTGCCCTGGTCGAACAGGCGGTTTTCCTCCTCGAAGTCGAACAGGGCGCGCGATGAAATCGCCACCACTAGCTTGTCGTCCATTGTTACGGCCATTGCGGATCTCCGTAAGGGGCTTCACTGTGTGCTCGCGCTATGTGCAGCGCACGAAATGGCGCGGCCCAGGCCAGCGGCCACCGCGCAAGGGCCGCCCCGCCGCGCTGGTGGCGTCCCCCCTCCCGCATCGCGCAG is part of the Simplicispira sp. 125 genome and encodes:
- a CDS encoding 5'-nucleotidase; this translates as MAVTMDDKLVVAISSRALFDFEEENRLFDQGNAQAYMQLQLERLDVPAPPGVAFSLVKKLLAFNEPGQQRVEVVVLSRNDPASGMRVFRSARAHGLASVQRGVFTQGAAPFRYLRPLGAHLFLSANATDVSEALAMGYPAARVATQSVQASVAHPHEVRIAFDGDAVLFSDEAEQVFQSAGLDAFQAHEQEKALLPLPPGPFKPFLSALHRLQHSGAPSMRIRTALVTARGAPAHERAIQTLMSWKITVDEAMFLGGMPKGEFLREFEPDFFFDDQTGHVTSAALHVPAGHVSSGIANRPVNTNR